A region of Colletotrichum higginsianum IMI 349063 chromosome 10, whole genome shotgun sequence DNA encodes the following proteins:
- a CDS encoding helix-loop-helix DNA-binding domain-containing protein, producing MNELTPIRPAANRLNPMSTTPGLGAGLYTHPVFKPEDFMDDAALDNALSDDEDFLESMNLGDQLGKIESQPPQEVPPREGLYSTPLSWEKPAPGLRMNPLFGMGGMNAPMLDPEQRRLLAIALNTGGRSSATSLGSGMGFGVGADLGPEFASLENFDANMATGNLSDIARGSEQSALDKGKNKEKASGKEEAQSYRPQVSRTATNATSISEKSKDKAKSGDRTAHNDIERKYRTNLKDRISELRDAVPSLRSIPEEGGEDAEADSQSQRGPKVSKGTVLTKATEYIHYLERRNKAIMREHQELARRLQAFEQLLSAQARQPFPMPNYSRTLFDPRGFC from the exons ATGAACGAACTGACGCCTATCAGACCGGCTGCAAATCGTCTAAACCCAATGTCTACAACACCTGGTCTGGGCGCCGGGTTATATACCCACCCTGTTTTTAAGCCAGAGGATTTCATGGACGACGCAGCCCTCGACAATGCTTTGTCTGACGACGAGGATTTTCTGGAGTCAATGAACCTTGGCGACCAACTTGGGAAGATTGAGTCTCAGCCGCCACAGGAGGTGCCTCCCAGAGAGGGTCTTTACTCGACACCCCTGAGTTGGGAAAAGCCAGCGCCTGGACTCAGGATGAACCCCCTTTTTGGAATGGGCGGCATGAACGCACCCATGCTTGACCCTGAGCAACGGCGACTACTGGCAATAGCTTTGAACACGGGTGGTCGATCATCGGCAACCAGTTTGGGCTCCGGCATGGGGTTTGGTGTTGGTGCGGATCTAGGTCCCGAGTTTGCGAGCCTCGAAAATTTCGACGCAAACATGGCTACAGGTAATCTGAGCGACATTGCCAGAGGCTCCGAACAGTCGGCCCTTGACAAGGGCAAGAACAAGGAAAAGGCCTCTGGAAAGGAGGAAGCCCAGTCGTATCGGCCCCAAGTATCCCGAACCGCCACCAATGCTACTAGCATATCTGAAAAGTCCAAAGACAAGGCCAAGTCGGGTGACCGAACGGCGCATAACGACATTGAGAGGAAGTATCGTACCAACCTTAAAGACAGAATTTCAGAGCTTCGCGATGCAGTCCCATCCCTTAGGTCAATACCcgaggagggaggtgaaGATGCCGAGGCAGACAGTCAATCGCAACGTGGTCCTAAAGTCAGCAAG GGCACCGTCCTTACAAAAGCGACTGAGTATATACATTACCTAGAACGAAGGAACAAGGCCATCATGCGCGAGCATCAGGAACTCGCGAGGCGCCTGCAAGCCTTTGAGCAGCTCTTGAGCGCCCAAGCGCGGCAACCTTTCCCGATGCCCAATTACAGCAGAACCCTCTTCGACCCTAGAGGTTTCTGTTGA
- a CDS encoding Helix-loop-helix DNA-binding domain-containing protein, translated as MDPNFLKNLDYFAVPNNQTTTSVEQTAESSATGAARNAPATSLWESLGGDQENSESTSNGPSGSLPSFAQPSPSSTNLGLGSMPAQMQFSHGQPRNNGLPNRAAPGQNSRRRDAHVRKRTKVDSEAAALESVDYWIQFDDDEEQKFGGSFEIDFSRRSNPTPNYRPRYFHPPT; from the coding sequence ATGGACCCCAACTTTCTCAAGAACCTAGACTATTTCGCCGTCCCCAACAACCAAACCACGACCTCTGTCGAACAAACTGCCGAGTCATCCGCCACAGGTGCTGCTAGAAATGCGCCCGCCACCTCTCTTTGGGAATCCCTAGGGGGCGACCAAGAAAACTCCGAGTCAACGTCCAACGGTCCTTCCGGATCGCTGCCGTCCTTTGCTCAGCCATCACCCAGCAGCACTAACCTCGGCCTGGGCTCCATGCCAGCTCAGATGCAATTCAGTCATGGCCAGCCCAGGAATAATGGCCTTCCAAATAGAGCTGCGCCAGGCCAGAATTCGCGGCGGAGAGATGCCCATGTACGTAAGCGGACCAAGGTCGATTCCGAGGCCGCAGCGCTTGAGTCTGTTGACTACTGGATTCAAttcgacgatgacgaagagcAGAAGTTTGGTGGAAGCTTCGAGATCGACTTTTCCAGACGTAGCAATCCTACTCCGAACTACCGGCCAAGGTACTTCCATCCTCCCACGTAA
- a CDS encoding putative Class V chitinase produces MKIIEVIILVLPVMAAPAEPVHTPNPHIEPMWPKCIKFYQAVPSDTCQTLADKNQIDLAELISLNRGVGGLSGCYRGNVMAGYWYCVKPDGWK; encoded by the coding sequence ATGAAGATCATCGAAGTTATCATCCTAGTGTTGCCCGTCATGGCCGCCCCGGCAGAGCCCGTCCACACCCCTAACCCACATATCGAGCCAATGTGGCCTAAGTGCATCAAGTTTTACCAAGCAGTGCCGAGCGACACATGCCAAACTCTTGCCGACAAGAACCAAATCGATCTCGCCGAGCTCATATCCCTGAACCGTGGCGTAGGAGGATTGAGCGGGTGCTACAGGGGAAACGTCATGGCAGGCTACTGGTACTGCGTCAAGCCTGACGGTTGGAAGTAA
- a CDS encoding Nuclear membrane fusion protein Kar5, translated as MNHRTSKFLWGVLWVIFCVSGVDAFSWGSNGDRSNFPRSLVEHIVNPTVAARDKSRLSSVFDVAMQELQDLESEPLCHRIAARLLVNNCQLLDGKDDATVLIDSGRQVRDFVDSYAASLAICDLERGSFVIPSGCTPFREYSLISLPDSTIPRLHVSPQQIDSCLSGLAKSDSAWNTWVSYRHKALRFCEAARADNDKAQSIRLHQRLTEVLSKLSEGVERELEARFETINARATEATKRLEKMIPDIDRLRDTLQDLDHTISQNVMQMAQESNSAMKSGLEDAQTLQQLLSVLLKTFLSNNAEVAASQKVALTNFKDHAELEVAVVMSALATAAASSVSLQSQMGLERLLDVTEDLSSKYESHTDNLDLAQRLSGSLLETLDDMVISTSDVRGSLSRRSSWTSWLPYLMCPAASLLMGSYGLPPSAVRNFGLIVLGKFTVGFLMKA; from the exons ATGAATCACAGAACCTCCAAGTTTCTATGGGGAGTTTTGTGGGTTATTTTCTGCGTTAGCGGCGTCGATGCATTCTCCTGGGGCAGCAACGGAGACAGATCCAACTTCCCTCGGTCCTTGGTAGAGCACATCGTGAACCCCACGGTTGCGGCCCGGGACAAGTCGCGCCTGTCAAGTGTCTTCGACGTCGCTATGCAAGAGCTTCAAGATCTCGAGTCCGAACCCTTGTGCCATCGTATCGCCGCCCGACTACTGGTTAACAATTGTCAGCTACTCGACGGGAAAGACGATGCTACCGTCCTCATCGATAGCGGTAGACAGGTTCGTGACTTTGTCGACTCTTATGCAGCCAGTCTCGCCATTTGCGACCTCGAAAGAGGCAGTTTTGTCATCCCCTCTGGCTGTACGCCGTTCCGAGAGTACTCTTTGATCAGTCTCCCTGACTCGACAATCCCTCGACTTCACGTTTCCCCTCAACAGATCGACTCGTGTCTTTCGGGGCTGGCCAAGTCAGACTCGGCATGGAATACTTGGGTCAGCTATCGCCACAAGGCTTTGAGGTTCTGCGAGGCTGCTCGTGCAGATAACGACAAAG CCCAGAGTATTCGCCTGCACCAGCGGCTCACAGAAGTTCTGTCCAAGCTCTCTGAGGGGGTTGAGCGTGAACTTGAGGCTCGATTCGAGACCATCAACGCGCGAGCGACAGAGGCGACGAAACGGCTAGAGAAAATGATCCCTGACATTGACCGACTGCGAGACACACTTCAAGACTTGGACCACACGATTTCTCAGAATGTGATGCAGATGGCCCAG GAATCAAACTCTGCGATGAAAAGCGGTCTTGAGGATGCCCAAACCCTCCAACAGTTGCTGAGCGTTCTTCTCAAAACATTCTTGAGCAACAATGCCGAAGTTGCAGCGTCTCAAAAAGTGGCACTAACAAACTTCAAGGACCATGCTGAGCTCGAAGTTGCTGTTGTCATGTCCGCGCTCGCAACAGCTGCAGCGTCGTCTGTTTCCCTACAGAGTCAGATG GGATTGGAGAGACTTCTAGATGTCACAGAAGACTTGTCGTCAAAGTACGAGTCCCATACCGATAATCTAGATCTGGCCCAGAGATTGTCAGGCAGTCTATTGGAGACACTAGACGATATGGTGATCTCAACGTCTGACGTTCGTGGCTCTCTCAGCCGTCGATCTAGCTGGACAAGCTGGCTGCCGTACCTCATGTGTCCGGCTGCATCCCTACTCATGGGATCGTACGGTCTACCGCCATCCGCCGTTAGGAACTTTGGACTTATAGTGCTAGGTAAGTTCACTGTCGGCTTCTTGATGAAGGCGTGA
- a CDS encoding Carbon-nitrogen hydrolase: MSNKVKIALIQMHPKVVAPEVNFAKAESYIRSAASRGCSLAVLPEYHLTSWVPDHPAFVSSCAQSRVYLEKYRTLARDVGISIVPGTIVELDGEGDDDFDLLNVAYFIGPDGAVLGQYKKKNLWHNERPHLTKGPAPHGAFDTPLGRVGMLICWDLAFPEAFRELIRDGARVIVCPAFWLADEYKHEGGDEGVQVVNRDSERVFLENVMVARAFENTAAVVLVNAGGPAGGGGVEVREGGTRVRYCGVSQVAMPLVGSLGKLAAEEAMEVVEVDLGLLDVAEGVYKVREDMRKEGWHYGYSIVNE; encoded by the exons ATGTCGAACAAGGTTAAGATCGCGCTCATACAAATGCACCCCAAG GTCGTCGCGCCAGAGGTGAACTTTGCCAAAGCAGAGTCGTACATCCGCTCCGCCGCGTCCCGCGGCTGTTCGCTCGCTGTCCTTCCCGAGTACCATCTCACATCATGGGTCCCCGACCATCCCGCGTTTGTGTCGAGCTGCGCACAATCAAGGGTCTACCTGGAGAAGTACCGGACGCTGGCCAGGGATGTTGGCATCTCGATTGTGCCGGGCACCATTGTCGaactcgacggcgagggcgacgacgacttcgatCTCCTCAACGTCGCTTACTTCATCGGCCcggacggcgccgtgctggggcagtacaagaagaagaacctGTGGCACAACGAACGGCCGCACCTCACCAAGGGCCCGGCACCGCACGGCGCATTTGACACGCCGCTGGGAAGAGTGGGGATGCTAATATGCTGGGACCTGGCGTTCCCCGAGGCCTTCCGGGAGCTCATCCGCGACGGGGCACGGGTCATCGTGTGTCCCGCCTTCTGGCTCGCGGACGAGTATAAGCACGAGGGCGGGGACGAGGGCGTGCAGGTGGTGAACCGGGACTCGGAGAGAGTGTTTCTGGAGAACGTGATGGTAGCGAGGGCGTTTGAGAACACGGCGGCCGTGGTGCTCGTCAACGCGGGCGGGCCTGCGGGCGGGGGCGGAGTGGAAGTCAGGGAGGGCGGGACGAGGGTAAGGTATTGCGGCGTCAGTCAGGTCGCGATGCCTCTCGTCGGGTCGCTTGGAAAGTTggctgccgaggaggcgatggaggtcgtcgaggtcgatcTTGGTTTGTTGGATGTTGCTGAGGGGGTATACAAGGTGAGGGAGGATATGAGGAAGGAAGGGTGGCATTATGGCTATTCGATTGTGAACGAGTGA
- a CDS encoding Rap1 Myb domain-containing protein produces MSAAITYHGVPGAQGTLFRETSFFVTQRVPDRKNILDLITQNGGKIVKLDKQADMVIADHVRPDCPLGSLHWKFIKDSVDNGALQETDKYLIHPSPVASRAVGHSRSAVLSAPIKGTRTPFNTADDASLTKWVLSHPPNKRSGNEIYKAFEGINNRHTSQSWRDRWVKKVSKLSQAALESLAASAPEAQPLVPSPTPSSTRRAGLAQAGRRRSPSRVASPAARSSAPETQRVRDFQETEVKAELTPTKKLTFTNTENDLLLQEAREHGPPFTTRFFQEFAERHPVHSWAVWKRHWTDVLKARLDEDVEDEPPLPKEPRANSMSSPDTGRSSEPSRRKEMTRQPDRISDIQNLEPVAPPVKAVVKEDDGKKVSEPQRDGEASQGVSREDFFDHLKAFREYGGLDAGINPEVNGQPIDIWLLWQAVRGQYQQGGVEIDWEAAAIAVGLQSEASQPLQQCYMEYVADFAASGMLDESDAESEDDESEVELPPQDSRSDVLIATSQKRPALAVETSVTPSTPSNRKKRQRLGANDEIPSTPDERLGIASFGNLGPSPSLSAGRVFRRNYDEEDMGVDGNLEQPLIGRGPRFEPETQDFAFAFEASPQQDSQVSGEFDISPSQQLLSEVDAVTPVPLYFRDKGKSSERVPVSNPVLVRNLQALAVEEAVEEAVREQTERAIPDSQESADKTAELEDLIDRFDNFGYSREDIVTALNATSLCTPLATDVLKYLKQHKELPHNWQGVWTENDDKRLRRVDDADQRAGPDRARLQKYWDYLVKKHMPERIERRREFLAYLDEIAESSQ; encoded by the exons atgtcggcggcgattACGTATCACGGAGTACCCGGTGCTCAGGGTACACTTTTCAGAGAAACCAGCTTCTTTGTCACGCAGCGCGTTCCCGACAGGAAAAACATCCTGGATCTGATTACG CAAAATGGCGGTAAGATTGTCAAGTTGGACAAGCAGGCGGACATGGTCATCGCCGATCACGTCAGGCCAGATTGCCCCTTGGGATCACTTCATTGGAAGTTTATCAAGGATTCCGTCGACAACGGTGCTTTGCAGGAGACAGACAAGTATCTTATTCACCCGTCTCCCGTAGCGTCGCGTGCGGTCGGACATTCTCGCTCCGCTGTATTGTCGGCGCCAATCAAAGGAACCCGCACTCCGTTCAACACAGCCGACGATGCGAGTCTGACCAAATGGGTCCTCTCTCACCCGCCTAACAAGAGGAGCGGCAACGAAATCTACAAGGCATTTGAAGGGATC AACAATCGTCATACTTCGCAGTCTTGGAGAGATCGCTGGGTGAAGAAGGTCTCCAAGTTGTCTCAGGCCGCCCTAGAGAGCTTGGCTGCTTCCGCTCCCGAGGCTCAGCCCCTGGTGCCATCACCAACCCCGTCCTCTACTAGACGTGCTGGACTTGCTCAAGCGGGAAGGAGACGATCGCCTTCTCGGGTTGCATCACCTGCTGCTCGATCATCTGCACCAGAGACTCAGCGGGTCAGAGACTTCCAAGAGACAGAAGTCAAAGCAGAACTCACCCCCACAAAGAAACTCACATTCACCAATACGGAAAACGATCTGCTTCTCCAGGAGGCCAGAGAGCATGGCCCCCCATTCACCACTCGCTTTTTCCAGGAGTTCGCAGAAAGA CACCCTGTTCATTCCTGGGCTGTTTGGAAAAGGCACTGGACAGATGTCTTGAAAGCGCGGTTGGATGAGGACGTTGAGGACGAACCCCCTTTGCCGAAGGAGCCACGGGCGAACAGCATGTCCAGTCCAGACACAGGCCGCAGCAGCGAACCGAGTCGACGCAAGGAAATGACCAGGCAGCCTGATAGAATCTCTGATATCCAGAATTTGGAGCCTGTTGCGCCACCAGTTAAAGCTGTAGTGAAAGAGGATGACGGCAAGAAGGTGTCAGAGCCCCAACGCGATGGCGAAGCGTCTCAAGGTGTTTCAAGGGAAGATTTTTTCGATCATCTGAAGGCGTTCCGGGAGTACGGAGGATTAGATGCTGGTATCAACCCCGAAGTCAATGGGCAGCCCATCGACATATGGCTCCTTTGGCAAGCGGTGAGGGGCCAATACCAGCAAGGGGGTGTCGAAATTGACTGGGAAGCGGCCGCTATCGCTGTGGGCTTGCAGAGTGAAGCTTCTCAGCCACTACAGCAATGCTACATGGAGTACGTCGCCGATTTCGCTGCCAGTGGTATGTTGGACGAATCCGATGCAGAgtccgaggacgatgagTCTGAGGTAGAATTGCCGCCCCAAGATTCTCGATCAGATGTTCTTATCGCGACCTCCCAGAAGAGGCCAGCCCTCGCTGTGGAGACTTCCGTTACACCTTCGACCCCAAGTAACAGAAAGAAGCGACAGCGTCTCGGCGCAAACGATGAAATTCCTTCAACCCCCGATGAGAGATTAGGGATTGCCAGTTTCGGAAATCTTGGCCCTAGCCCTTCGCTCAGCGCTGGGCGGGTTTTCAGGAGGAACTatgacgaggaagacatGGGAGTAGACGGGAACCTTGAGCAACCCCTCATCGGAAGGGGTCCTCGCTTCGAACCAGAGACGCAAGacttcgccttcgccttcgaAGCTTCTCCTCAACAGGACTCTCAAGTCAGTGGCGAGTTTGATATCTCGCCGTCGCAGCAACTACTTAGTGAAGTCGACGCTGTGACTCCCGTGCCTCTGTATTTCAGGGACAAAGGCAAGAGCAGCGAGAGGGTTCCAGTCTCAAACCCCGTCCTAGTCCGGAATCTTCAAGCCTTAGCAGTCGAAGAAGCCGTTGAAGAAGCCGTCAGAGAACAGACAGAACGAGCCATCCCCGACTCCCAAGAATCAGCTGATAAGaccgccgagctcgaggacttGATCGATCGCTTCGACAACTTTGGCTACTCGCGCGAGGATATTGTTACGGCGCTCAACGCCACATCACTCTGCACACCGCTGGCCACAGATGTGCTGAAATACCTCAAACAGCACAAAGAGTTGCCCCACAACTGGCAAGGCGTCTGGACGGAGAACGACGACAAGCGACTCCGACGGGTTGATGACGCGGACCAGCGAGCCGGGCCTGATAGAGCTAGGCTGCAAAAGTACTGGGACTATCTGGTAAAAAAACACATGCCAGAGCGGATCGAGCGAAGAAGGGAGTTTTTAGCATATCTGGATGAGATCGCTGAGAGCTCTCAGTGA
- a CDS encoding Palmitoyltransferase, with amino-acid sequence MGTLRNVALLVLGISFTVFVAFFGRLPALRHTPIATLHRLMWIHIPNAFLAVDKLLTGGRFSTSMMRFGNYMMHDRHPTVVIFFLLILSVSEYLYLPGAWPQLPLFHKITGSVAIFLPYLFLYLSVMADPGYITSENHAYYMSLYPYDYSIFFPGQICSTCNLIKPPRSKHCSICKRCVAKLDHHCIFINGCVGYRNQHYFVLLLLSTALLTSYGALLGFSLLSGKVGSQYPAWSIWPPKGMEVKEYLLVWSWALQDNVGMGAVTLLAAMTSPLVWGLLSYTVWLIYCGTTTNESLKWSDWKAEMDDGCAFKRNMPTNRIKDTRFEPERTRWPLDAQQVLARTDDGMPPPDHGPGEGEWERVWNLKDVENLYDLGLWDNMADIFVSDYDFNVRRDQPSVEDPWRQRHTSKS; translated from the exons ATGGGGACCCTCAGGAATGTGGCACTCCTCGTGCTGGGCATCTCCTTTACGGTCTTCGTCGCCTTTTTCGGCCGATTGCCGGCTTTGAG GCACACACCCATTGCAACATTGCATAGGCTTATGTGGATTCATATCCCTAATGCCTTCTTGGCTGTAGACAAACTCTTGACGGGAGGGAGGTTCTCAACCTCCATGATGCGCTTCGGCAACTACATGATGCATGATCGACATCCCACCGTCGTT ATATTCTTCCTTCTCATTCTCTCCGTATCGGAATATTTGTACCTACCCGGCGCCTGGCCCCAGCTTCCCCTCTTCCACAAGATCACAGGCTCTGTCGCCATCTTTCTACCCTACCTCTTTCTCTACCTGTCCGTCATGGCTGACCCGGGCTACATCACGTCTGAGAACCACGCATACTACATGTCCCTTTACCCATACGACTactccatcttcttccccgGCCAAATATGTAGCACCTGCAATCTCATCAAGCCGCCTCGCTCTAAGCACTGCAGCATCTGCAAGCGCTGCGTCGCCAAGCTTGATCACCACTGCATCTTCATCAACGGCTGCGTCGGCTACCGAAACCAGCACTATTTCGTCCTGCTCTTGCTATCCACGGCCCTACTCACCTCCTACGGCGCTCTGCTTGGCTTCAGCCTGCTGTCTGGTAAAGTCGGCTCGCAGTACCCGGCATGGTCGATTTGGCCGCCCAAGGGCATGGAGGTCAAGGAGTATCTGCTCGTCTGGAGCTGGGCTCTGCAGGACAATGTCGGCATGGGCGCGGTTACCCTACTCGCGGCCATGACGTCCCCCTTGGTCTGGGGACTACTGAGCTACACAGTCTGGCTAATCTACTGCGGCACCACAACCAACGAGTCTTTAAAGTGGTCAGACTGGAAGGCAGAAATGGACGACGGTTGCGCTTTCAAGCGCAACATGCCTACGAATCGTATAAAGGATACTCGTTTCGAGCCAGAGCGGACACGCTGGCCCCTAGATGCCCAGCAGGTATTGGCAAGGACCGATGATGGGATGCCTCCTCCGGATCACGGGCCGGGCGAGGGTGAGTGGGAGCGGGTATGGAACCTCAAGGATGTCGAAAACTTGTACGATCTGGGCCTATGGGATAATATGGCGGACATCTTTGTCTCTGACTACGACTTCAACGTCAGGCGCGACCAGCCGTCTGTGGAGGACCCCTGGCGCCAGAGGCATACATCTAAATCCTGA
- a CDS encoding Aha1 domain family, which translates to MVLHNPNNWHWVNKDASAWAKQYLEESLTKVESTDGGVTAKISKVVSMDGDVDVSQRKGKVITIYDVKLVLEYTGTTSEETEVSGTITVPEVAHDTEEDEFVFDIDIYSDSKEKQPVKDLVRSKLLPQLRQEFLKLPGALITEHGKDIQHAPGSNPSSGFSTPKYHGQVSAAKPASNSASVKSSNGSVVNTMTLTDTAEFRTTAEEAYQTFVDPARIAAFTRAPPKVFQGAIKGAKFELFDGNVTGEYLELDAPKKIVQSWRLKQWPEGHFSKLSIEFDQNDVDHVTLMRVKWEGVPVGEEEATKRNWQEYYVNSIKRTFGFGTIL; encoded by the exons ATGGTCCTCCATAACCCCAACAACTGGCACTGGGTCAACAAGGATGCCTCGGCCTGGGCAAAGCAGTATCTTGAGGAGAGCTTGACGAAAGTCGAGTCCACCGATGGCGGTGTCACGGCAAAGATTAGCAAGGTTGTGAGCATGgatggcgacgtcgacgttaGCCAGAGGAAGGGCAAGGTCATCACCATTTACGATGTGAAGCTCGTCTTAGAATACACCG GCACCACCTCTGAAGAGACTGAAGTCTCTGGCACCATCACCGTTCCTGAGGTTGCCCACGATACTGAGGAAGATGAGTTTGTG TTCGACATCGACATTTACTCCGACTCCAAGGAGAAGCAGCCCGTCAAGGACCTGGTCCGTTCCAAGCTCCTGCCCCAGCTGCGCCAGGAGTTCCTCAAGCTCCCCGGAGCCTTGATCACTGAGCACGGAAAGGACATTCAGCATGCTCCGGGCTCCAACCCTTCGAGCGGCTTCTCCACGCCCAAGTACCACGGCCAAGTGTCGGCTGCGAAGCCCGCTTCAAACTCGGCGAGCGTCAAGAGCAGTAACGGTAGCGTCGTTAACACCATGACCCTTACCGACACAGCCGAGTTCCGCAccacggccgaggaggcctaCCAGACCTTTGTTGACCCCGCTcgcatcgccgccttcaccCGCGCCCCCCCAAAGGTGTTCCAGGGAGCCATCAAGGGCGCCAAGTTCGAGTTGTTTGACGGAAACGTCACTGGCGAGtacctcgagctcgacgctCCCAAAAAGATTGTTCAGAGCTGGCGCCTGAAGCAGTGGCCCGAGGGTCATTTCTCCAAGCTTAGCATCGAATTCGACCAAAACGACGTCGATCACGTCACACTGATGCGTGTCAAATGGGAAGGTGTccccgtcggcgaggaggaggctacTAAGCGCAACTGGCAAGAATACTATGTCAACAGCATCAAGCGCACCTTTGG TTTCGGCACCATTTTGTAA